TCTTCTCACAACTGGTCATGGAGGAACAGGCAAAACAACACTTCAAAACTTAATAGTTGAATTGATAGGAGAACGCAATGTACATACTACATCACTGTCTGATTTTTGTGGAAATAGATTTGAAACTGCCAACGCTTACGGTAAACGATTAGTTATTTTCCCAGATGAAGACAAGTACTCTGGCAATCTTGAACACTTTAAAGATTTAACTGGCAAGGGAAGATTAAGAATTGAACGCAAAGGTAAAGATGCAGACCAATCCTACCAATACATGGGTATGGTGATGATGGCTTCTAATTATCCTGTGTTTGTAGGTGAGCAATCATCAGCTATTCAAAGACGAATTATTACTGTCCCATTCACTCAAACACCTCAGAAAGTAGACCATCAACTATTTGAAAAATTGACATCACAACTCAACGCATTTACTAATTATTTACTCAGTCTTTCAGATGAGTTTGTTACTGAAACATTGTCCGGTACTCAAAAATCTGCCGGAGTCTCATTCATGGAATGGGAGCAAAGAATGATGACTGATTCTGTTGCTTGGTGGCTGAATGAATTTGTAATCAGAGATAGCAACATTAAAACTCAAATAGGAAATAACAAAAATGAAGCTAAAGATAACGGTATAGCCAACGTGACGACCCTTTACGGTAGTTATTATCAGCGTTGTTCGGATGCGGGAAAAACACCAAAATCCAACACTGAATTTTCACGTCACCTTAAGGATTTGTGTAACAACATTTTGGGATGGAAAGAGGTAGAGAAACATGAAGGCAATAGATTCAATGAACTTATTGGGTTGCGCCTACGCAAGATAGGAGAGGATGACCACATTCCCACAGTGGAAGAAGAATATGCAGATAAATTAGAGGGTTTACCCTCCACACCCTCCACTTTCCAGACACAGCAAGCGTTTGAACCCTCCACCGCACCTTCCACCATACCCTCCACCATACCCTCCACTGGTCATGGTGGAGGTGGAACCGATAGCGACTCACCAGCATTCATCACCCCTGAGTGGAGAGTGGAGGGCAAAGTGGAGGACGGAGTGGAGGGTCAAGTGGAGGGTTCAAAGCCTTATCAGATAAGGAAAGTGGAGGGCGTGGAGGACGAAAGGGTATTTTCTACTTCTATTTTTGATTTGCCCTCATTTGACAAAGGAGATATCGTTTCTTACACAGGCACTCGCCACGCATCTCTCTTGGCTGGATTAATATTAGAAGTGGTTGAATGTACTGGAGGTCAATACTGTTGTAAAAAACCTGACGGCTATTACACTACTTGGTTGGATGTTGATGAATTAATGATTGTTGAAAACGGAAAGCATCGAAGCTGAAGATGTAATTTACGATGAATTTCACATCAGCTTCTCACCTGTCACCTTCATAGCCTGCCTGATGTCATTTACCAGTTGAGCCACATACTTGTACCTTTCTGATGGTTGACCACTGGCTGATTTACTCTTTGGTTTTATGGCCGCTTTTTATGGATTTTTGAAACTCTTTGTTAGTAAGCGTTTCAAATCCAAAATCTCAAATCTAAAATCCAAAATGGTATGAGTGCGATATTTTCTTTTCAATCCCTGGCTCGCTGTAGCCAGACAAAAGCTAGAGCTGGGGTATTTTTCACCCCTCACGGCCCTGTCGAAACTCCCAGGTTTATGCCAGTGGGGACACTGGCAAATGTCAAAACCGTTACCCCTGCTCAACTTCAAGATACTGGGGCACAGATGATATTATCCAATACATATCATCTCCACCTCCAACCAGGAGAAGCAATTGTGGCTGGTGGTGGCGGATTGCATAAATTCATGGGCTGGAATGGGCCGATGCTCACCGATTCTGGGGGATTTCAGGTTTTTAGTTTAAGTGAGATGCGAAAAATTACGGAAGAAGGCGTGACATTTCGCTCACCTCACGATGGACAAATTATTAACTTAACGCCAGAGCGCTCTATTGAGATTCAAAATACTCTAGGGGCGGATGTGATCATGGCATTTGATGAATGTCCACCCTACCCAGCTACTCGCCAAGAGGTAGAAGCTGCAACTCATCGGACTTATCGCTGGCTAGAACGCTGCATTACGGCTCATCAACGCAGCGATCAGGCGCTATTTGGAATTGTGCAAGGTGGTGTATATTTAGATTTGCGTTCTCAGGCGGCCGTGGCTTTGGCTAAGTTAGATTTGCCTGGATATGCCATTGGTGGCGTGAGTGTGGGAGAACCGCCAGAATTGATGGCTCAGATTGTGCAAGCCACAGCACCATTGCTACCACCCGAAAAGCCGCGTTATTTGATGGGCGTGGGAACTTATCGGGAAATGGCGATCGCCATTGCCTCTGGTGTAGATTTATTTGATTGCGTGATTCCCACACGCTGGGCGAGACATGGTACAGCGATGGTACAGGGCGATCGCTGGAATTTAAAAAATGCTAAGTTTCGTGAAGATTTTGCCCCATTAGATGAAACTTGCCCTTGTTATGCATGTCAAAATTTCAGCCGCGCTTACATATCTCATTTAGTGCGATCGCAAGAAATTTTGGCTTATACATTATTGAGCATTCACAACATTACCGAACTGATTCGTTTTACCCAAAAGATCAGAGAATCAATATTGAGCGATCGCTTTTCTACAGAATTTGGACATTGGCTTGAGGGAGCGGGGGAGCAGGGGAGGGGGGGAGTAGGGGAGCAGGGGAGCGGGGGAGCAGGGGAGTAGGGGAGCAGGGGAGAAATAACAACTGACCACTGACAACTAACCATTGACTAATGACTAATGACCAAACCATGTTAAGCGGAAGCCCCCACCTTCAATGTACTCTAATGGTAGGTATTGTGAGCGGGTGATGAGGATTGCATCGAGTATTGTTTTTTTGCATCAGCAAAAACAAATACTCGATGTATGATGAATCGCCAAAATTTTCTGATAAAATTATTGGGTCTTGACCATCAATGCCACAAGCGAAAACCAAGCTAATAGGTATATGTTGCAAGAAAAAGATTTGGGTCTTGGGAACCAGGACTTCTGCCCTTGGAGGGAATATCAGACCAATAGAATTACGGAGTTCTAAGGGCTATTCCCGATGAATTGGGAAGCCCCCGCCGTAAGACGATGGGGTAGTTCACGATACATCTCAATTATAAAAACTGTGTTGGATTAGGTGGATTTAAACGAACATGGAAGCAGCACTTTTATTAGCAAAACTGCCCGAAGCTTACCAAATCTTTGACCCTTTGGTAGACGTTCTCCCAGTTATTCCTGTCTTCTTCTTGTTGCTTGCTTTTGTTTGGCAAGCAGCTGTTGGATTTAGGTAAGTTAATTTATTGTCAATTGCTGGGACAGGTAAAGTACCTGTCCTATTTTTTTGCAAGAACTTCTTCTTTAAACGTGACAATTATTAATATTTTGTAATATTTTCCGAGAAATTAAGTAAGATAAGTACAAAGCCTATTAAAAACTCAGCCTTTCCAGGTACGCTTACAGTCAACGAGGAATCTATCGGCTATGGGTAATATCAAATTTGTTAAAGAAGATAAAGAAGTAATAGCGGCAGATGGTGCTAATCTCCGACTAAAAGCAATTCAAAACGGCATTGACATATATACATTGTTTGGCAAAATGACCAATTGCGGCGGCTACGGTCAGTGTGGCACTTGCATTGTTGAAATAGTCGAAGGAATAGAAAATCTTTCTGATCCCACAGATGTAGAAAACCGAAAATTAAAGAAAAAGCCTGCTAATTACCGCCTTGCCTGTCAAACTCTAGTGAATGGGCCTGTCAGCGTGGTGACAAAGCCTTAAGTCTGTAAAAAATTTGAGCTAATACTGGCATCGATGATGCTATTCTAAAGTTGTTGACTGGAAATCAAAATTAAAGAGAGGCTTTCTTGCCATGCAAGTTAATGACCTAGGGTTCGTGGCGAGCATTCTGTTCGTACTAGTTCCCGCCGTGTTTTTAATAATTCTGTACATCCAAACTGCTAGCCGCGAAGGGTAAAAAAGATAGCTAAAACTTTGTGCATGAAATAAAGACCCCTACACCATTGATGTAGGGGTTTTTGTTTATCAACCGCTAAATTTATTTTGACGTTAAGCAACCGTCCGTGCCAACAATACTGGACTTGTGACATTGACTCGAACGTAGCCAATTTTTGTAGGGTGGGCAATGCTTTTAGTGCTATGAAACCGCGATTTTTACGTAGCTGGTATTGCCCACCTGAATGTTAATTGAAAATCATGCAAAACATCAGTTAAGCAACTGTCCGCGCCAACAACACAGGACAAGTAGCATTAACTCGAACGTAGTCAGACAAAGAAGCGCCTACTAGTCGGTCTATATCAACAAAGCTTTTAGCTACCGATGGACGGCGGTCTGGAGAACCGAGCAATAATAAGTCGATGTTCAACTCGTCTGCCAAGCGACAAATTTCTTCACCTGGTTTACCACTGCTGGTGTAACAGCGAACTGGTACACCGTATTTTTGCGCTTCTGCAACTGCTGCTGCTAAAAGTGAATTTTTGTCTGGGATAATTTCGCTAACTTCAGATGTTTTACCACGCAAATCTGTAGTAACGTTAGTCAAAATTAACTGACCACCTTGAATGTCTCTCAGTAGGAACAAAGCCAAATTCAAGCAATGTTTTGCTGCATCGGAATTATCCATCGCCACCATAACGCGCTTAATTCTTTTGACATAAATGTCATCTTTTACCAGCAACATCGGGCGAGAAGATAGTTGAAAAACATACTGACTAACTGAGTTCGATAAAATCGATTGCAGACGCTTAAGTCCGCGTGAACCCATAATAATTAGATCAGCGTCAATTTCATCTGCTACTTGGCAAACTACATTCTTGGGTTCGCCTTGCCGCAAAATTGAAGAAACTTGACTAGGATCTAAATTCAAAGTCTGAATGGCATTAGCCAGAATTTTACCACCTTCTTCCCATTTATCTGTCATAGCGGCAGAGGTACTTTGGGCAGGAACAACATGCAAAACTGTAACTTTTGCTTGTTGTATTGATGGTATTTCTTTCAATGTCTTGAGCATTTCTTCTGCATGTCCCAAGCCAGAAACCGCTAGCAAAATTTTCTCTATCATTGTTAGTTCTTGTTGTTAAGGTTGCTTTGGTGTTTGCTCTTAAGTGCTTGGCTCAGTTGAGGTTTTCAACGCCTTACTCAACAACCTAGTAAGAAAGTTGGTGCAAACAAATTTTTAATTATTTAGTCATTAGCTGTAAATATATGACAAATAACTAAAATTAATTGGCTTTGTTTACACTTAGTTACCTGATTTTTCAACTAGGCTTCAATGATTAAGCATACTCTTAATTTAGCGTGATTAACTTCATGAATCATTATCTTAGTTATTATTTTTAATCTATGTTTACTATTTTTAATTAGAAAAAAGTTAAGTATTGCAAACTTACGTGAACAAAATTGTTTAATATACAGCATTTTTCAGCTATATCCATAACTATTTAAGAAAAATTTATGTATTTCCATACTTTGGCGACTGACCGTAGACGCTCTTGCCGGCTTGTGGCAGACATCGCCTTTTTTGATTAATCTAATACCTGATATACTAGAAGCGCTGCGGCAGTAAAAAAATATAGTGTTTTAAGCTTTGTGACAATATTGATTGTCCTGAGATTATGCCCTCAAGCAAAATTATTGATACTTGACAAACAACGTCTCTGTGTTATTTGTTCAGCAAAAATTTGATTTGATATAGATTAAAATTTTGATGTAAAAAAATTAAATAAATAATTTATAGCATTTCCCAGTAAGCGCCAAGTACATATGATAACCTCACCCCAACCCCTCTCCGTGAGTTCGGAGAGGGGAGATAAAGCACAGCTTTATCGGGGTGAGGTTAAGGTGTACCTCACTTGCTTAGGAAACGCTATAATCTAACGATAAAGTATAATAAATAACAGAGTAAAACTATATTTGCTGGTTAAAAAACAACTGATATCCAACAAATGAAAACCCCGTCCTTAAGGACGGAGTTTAACAGAAAATATTTGAGACTGAAAAGTTTTATACTAAAGAATTTATTATTGAAATTTCCCGGTTAATCGAGCAGATAAATGTTAATTGAACCTAGGAGATATGAGGTAAGCATGTCAATTGACTTGGGGCATCTAGAAAAAGTTAGAATCAATACTTTGGTTGCAGAATAAACTAAAAATTGATGCTAATTTAATCTAGGTGTAATGGCTGTTTAGAGTAACTTATGAAACTGCGGTTATTTGAGCAAAAGCGGGTGAGAGTTAAGAGAACATTGACCATAGCTGTGGTTACCGCATTGAGCGCAATTACCGGCGTTTCTTGCAGTAATAACAAAGATGTGTTGGTGACAGAAATAGGAGTCACTCCTCCTAGTCGTCGTGTAGCGGCAACATCGCAAGCGGGGAGATTATACATTCAGGGCCAGAGTCAGCATGTCAAAGGCGATTCCCAAGCGGCGATCGCTTCCTATACTAAAGCAATTAACCTGAATCTTCAATATAGTGCTGCTTATAAAGGGCGGGGACTAGCCTACTTTGATTTGGGAGACAAACAAAAAGCGATCGCCGATTACAACGAAGCTATTCGCCTGACTCCCAACGACGCCGAAGCTTACAACAGCCGGGGAAATGCCCGCGCGGCATTGGGAGACAATAGAGGAGCAATCTCAGATTACAACGAAGCTCTTCGCCTTTCGCCCAACTACGCCGAAGCATACAATAACCGAGCAAATGCTCGCTCAGCCCAAGGAGACAGACAAGGAGCCATTGCAGATTACAATCAAGCCATTCTCCTCGATCCCAAATCAGCCATAGCCTACAACAATCGAGGCAATACCCGCGCTGCTCAAGGAGACAAACTTGGAGCGATCGCTGATTATACTGAAGCTATTCGCCTCAATCGCAACTTTGGCCCAGCCTACAATAACCGAGGAAATGCTCGTGCTGCCCAAGGAGACAAACTTGGAGCAATTCAAGACTTACAACAAGCAGCAGCCATCTTTCAAAATCAAAATAATAACGACTTGTATGAACAAGTGATGAGAAATATTAAAGAACTGAATTAGTTTTGACAATTCCCTTCAAACCTAGAAATCCAGATGTTACTCAAAAATCAAATTATCAAACTAATTGTCTTTGATGATGAAAGTCAGGCAATCGTGCAATGGATACCTGATTAAAATACCAAGACATTATTAAAAGCGTACTCCAGAATCATGCCGATTATCGAACTGCGCTACTTGATGATTATGTCTCTCAAATTTCGCTCACAGAGTGCGTTGTTGCAAAAGCGCAACGCACACCACTGCCTAACTAGTTAGTTTAAGCTGGAAGAGCTTAATTCCGTTTTTTATAAAAACTCCAAATGATTGTGCATTTCTTCAGCGTCTATTACTTCCCAAATTAATATTAAACGCTGCAAAATTTCTCCAATAGATTTACTTATTTGTGGACAATAAATAAGACCACAATGAGAATAACCTGCATCATGTAGCCTCAAAAAATCTGTATCTTGGGTAAAAATAACCCTATTTTGAGAAATAGCAAATTCTAATTGCTGTTCGTCAGATTGTCCTATTATTCCTTGCTCTGGAGTCGTGGTGACATCAATACCACGTCTTCGTAATCCATTCGCTATGGCAAGAGTTATATTTTCATCTAAATGAAATTTAATCTTAGCCATGCTGGCGATTCTTTAGTTTTTGTTGCAATAGCGATGGATTTTGGTCTTGCAGTTGGCGAGCAAATTCTTCATCAGCTGCAATTTGTTGGCGAATTTCTTCTAGGTGATCATGATAATAGGCTAAGGCTGCATAAACATCAGCTAGAGTAATACTAGGATAATGATAAAGAATTTCATCAGGTGACATTCCCATTTGTTCATGCCAGATCACAATATCCTGAACTCGAATGCGATGTCCTGCAATCCTGGGTTTCCCTCCACACACACCAGGAGTAATTTCGATGTGTTCCTTGATGATGGGGATAAACATGATGTTTTTTGGTAAGAGTTATATTATTTATTATGAGGTAGTGCATACTCTAAATCTATTGATAAACTAAAAGCAACGCCAGTTTTATGAAGTGATTTGTTTTATGGCTGCCGAAACTTCCTCTCGCTACGTTACCCGCAATCCTGATATCTTAAGCAAAGAGCCAATTATTATAGGCACTCGGACATCTGTTCGTGCCATTGTTGGTTTGTGGCGATTGGGAATTATGCCAGAAGAAATCCTTAACCATTTGCCTCATCTAACCCTGGCACAAGTGTTTGATGCCTTGAGTTTCTATCTCGATCATCAAGCTGAAATTAATGAGTATATTGAACGAAATCAAGTACCCGATGAATTGGTGCATCCGTCTGTAAAGGCTACTTTGAGTGCGTTATGACGGTTTTTGCTGCACTTTATACCGATGAGGATATGTCAGCGTTGGTTGCTACACTATTGCGATCGCGAGGGTTGGATATCACAACGGTTCAGGAACAAGCAACCCTTGGCAGAACTGACAATGAGCAACTTGAATGAATAATCTTTGACTTTCACAC
Above is a window of Nostoc sp. UHCC 0702 DNA encoding:
- the tgt gene encoding tRNA guanosine(34) transglycosylase Tgt; translation: MSAIFSFQSLARCSQTKARAGVFFTPHGPVETPRFMPVGTLANVKTVTPAQLQDTGAQMILSNTYHLHLQPGEAIVAGGGGLHKFMGWNGPMLTDSGGFQVFSLSEMRKITEEGVTFRSPHDGQIINLTPERSIEIQNTLGADVIMAFDECPPYPATRQEVEAATHRTYRWLERCITAHQRSDQALFGIVQGGVYLDLRSQAAVALAKLDLPGYAIGGVSVGEPPELMAQIVQATAPLLPPEKPRYLMGVGTYREMAIAIASGVDLFDCVIPTRWARHGTAMVQGDRWNLKNAKFREDFAPLDETCPCYACQNFSRAYISHLVRSQEILAYTLLSIHNITELIRFTQKIRESILSDRFSTEFGHWLEGAGEQGRGGVGEQGSGGAGE
- a CDS encoding photosystem II reaction center protein K; the protein is MEAALLLAKLPEAYQIFDPLVDVLPVIPVFFLLLAFVWQAAVGFR
- a CDS encoding (2Fe-2S)-binding protein gives rise to the protein MGNIKFVKEDKEVIAADGANLRLKAIQNGIDIYTLFGKMTNCGGYGQCGTCIVEIVEGIENLSDPTDVENRKLKKKPANYRLACQTLVNGPVSVVTKP
- a CDS encoding photosystem II reaction center protein M, yielding MQVNDLGFVASILFVLVPAVFLIILYIQTASREG
- a CDS encoding universal stress protein; the encoded protein is MIEKILLAVSGLGHAEEMLKTLKEIPSIQQAKVTVLHVVPAQSTSAAMTDKWEEGGKILANAIQTLNLDPSQVSSILRQGEPKNVVCQVADEIDADLIIMGSRGLKRLQSILSNSVSQYVFQLSSRPMLLVKDDIYVKRIKRVMVAMDNSDAAKHCLNLALFLLRDIQGGQLILTNVTTDLRGKTSEVSEIIPDKNSLLAAAVAEAQKYGVPVRCYTSSGKPGEEICRLADELNIDLLLLGSPDRRPSVAKSFVDIDRLVGASLSDYVRVNATCPVLLARTVA
- a CDS encoding tetratricopeptide repeat protein, producing MKLRLFEQKRVRVKRTLTIAVVTALSAITGVSCSNNKDVLVTEIGVTPPSRRVAATSQAGRLYIQGQSQHVKGDSQAAIASYTKAINLNLQYSAAYKGRGLAYFDLGDKQKAIADYNEAIRLTPNDAEAYNSRGNARAALGDNRGAISDYNEALRLSPNYAEAYNNRANARSAQGDRQGAIADYNQAILLDPKSAIAYNNRGNTRAAQGDKLGAIADYTEAIRLNRNFGPAYNNRGNARAAQGDKLGAIQDLQQAAAIFQNQNNNDLYEQVMRNIKELN
- a CDS encoding DUF5615 family PIN-like protein, with translation MAKIKFHLDENITLAIANGLRRRGIDVTTTPEQGIIGQSDEQQLEFAISQNRVIFTQDTDFLRLHDAGYSHCGLIYCPQISKSIGEILQRLILIWEVIDAEEMHNHLEFL
- a CDS encoding DUF433 domain-containing protein, which encodes MFIPIIKEHIEITPGVCGGKPRIAGHRIRVQDIVIWHEQMGMSPDEILYHYPSITLADVYAALAYYHDHLEEIRQQIAADEEFARQLQDQNPSLLQQKLKNRQHG
- a CDS encoding DUF433 domain-containing protein yields the protein MAAETSSRYVTRNPDILSKEPIIIGTRTSVRAIVGLWRLGIMPEEILNHLPHLTLAQVFDALSFYLDHQAEINEYIERNQVPDELVHPSVKATLSAL